A genomic window from Cupriavidus metallidurans CH34 includes:
- a CDS encoding class 1 fructose-bisphosphatase: MPLSHRQTLTRYLIEERRRFPEASGELNALILDVALACKALARVVSFGELGDALSDGSAAPTGGGINVQGEVQKPLDVQSNEMFIRMNEWNGQLAGMASEEMEEPYLIPSSYPRGKYLLVFDPLDGSSNIDVNVSIGSIFSILRAPADVVASGRDVTEADFLQPGAAQVAAGYTIYGPTTQLVLTVGNGVAAFTLDPNLGEFLLTRSDIRVPEQTQEFAINSSNSRFWEPPVKRYVDECLAGKTGPRGKDFNMRWVASMVAEAHRILMRGGVFMYPRDTKDPAKPGRLRLLYEANPVAMLMEQAGGRASTGREPILGVSPTALHQRIGLIFGSKDEVERIERYHQEPASNEAAAPLFAERSLFRD, translated from the coding sequence ATGCCACTGTCCCACCGCCAGACCCTGACCCGCTACCTGATCGAGGAACGACGCCGCTTCCCCGAGGCCAGCGGCGAACTCAACGCGCTGATCCTCGATGTGGCGCTGGCATGCAAGGCGCTGGCCCGCGTCGTGTCGTTCGGAGAACTCGGCGACGCGTTGAGCGACGGTTCCGCTGCGCCCACGGGGGGGGGCATCAACGTGCAGGGCGAGGTGCAGAAACCGCTGGACGTGCAGTCCAACGAGATGTTCATCCGCATGAACGAGTGGAACGGGCAACTCGCCGGCATGGCCAGCGAGGAGATGGAGGAGCCGTACCTGATCCCGAGCTCTTACCCGCGCGGCAAGTACCTGCTCGTGTTCGACCCACTGGACGGCAGCAGCAACATCGACGTCAACGTCTCCATCGGCAGCATCTTCTCGATCCTGCGCGCCCCGGCCGACGTGGTAGCCAGCGGCCGCGACGTGACCGAAGCGGACTTCCTGCAGCCCGGCGCCGCACAGGTCGCCGCCGGCTACACGATCTACGGGCCGACGACGCAACTGGTGCTGACCGTCGGCAATGGTGTCGCGGCCTTCACGCTGGACCCCAACCTCGGCGAGTTCTTGCTGACGCGCAGCGACATCCGCGTACCCGAGCAGACGCAGGAGTTCGCAATCAACTCCAGCAACAGCCGGTTCTGGGAGCCGCCGGTCAAGCGCTACGTCGACGAATGCCTGGCCGGCAAGACCGGGCCGCGCGGCAAGGACTTCAACATGCGCTGGGTCGCGAGTATGGTCGCCGAGGCGCATCGCATCCTCATGCGCGGCGGTGTCTTCATGTACCCGCGCGACACCAAGGATCCCGCCAAGCCCGGTCGTCTGCGGCTGCTGTACGAGGCGAATCCGGTCGCAATGCTGATGGAACAGGCCGGCGGCCGCGCCAGCACGGGGCGCGAGCCGATCCTGGGGGTCAGTCCGACGGCGCTGCATCAGCGCATCGGCTTGATCTTCGGCAGCAAGGATGAAGTCGAGCGCATCGAGCGCTATCACCAGGAGCCGGCGTCCAACGAGGCCGCCGCACCGCTGTTCGCCGAACGCAGCCTGTTCCGCGACTGA
- a CDS encoding class 1 fructose-bisphosphatase, with protein sequence MIATACKVIATAASRGALAGVLGSAEHENVQGEVQKKLDVISNAILVHATERGGHLVALASEEMDTIYPIPAAFPRGKYLLVFDPLDGSSNIDANISVGAIFSVLRSPDPEVPPTLEHFLQAGAGQVCAGYALYGPATMLVLTTGQGTHGFTLDRDVGEFILTHPMLRIPAATQEFAINTSRGLLVFSAISDGTQS encoded by the coding sequence GTGATCGCCACCGCCTGCAAGGTGATCGCCACCGCGGCCAGCCGCGGCGCCCTGGCGGGCGTGCTCGGCTCGGCGGAGCACGAGAACGTTCAGGGCGAGGTGCAGAAGAAGCTCGACGTGATCAGCAACGCGATCCTCGTCCACGCCACCGAGAGGGGTGGCCACCTAGTCGCCCTCGCCTCCGAGGAGATGGACACGATCTACCCGATCCCCGCGGCCTTCCCGCGAGGCAAGTACCTGCTGGTCTTCGATCCCCTGGACGGCTCTTCCAACATCGACGCCAACATCTCGGTGGGCGCCATCTTCTCGGTGCTGCGCTCGCCCGATCCGGAGGTGCCGCCGACCCTCGAACACTTCCTGCAGGCGGGCGCCGGGCAGGTCTGCGCCGGTTACGCCCTCTACGGGCCGGCGACCATGCTGGTGCTCACCACCGGTCAGGGCACCCACGGCTTCACCCTCGACCGGGATGTCGGCGAGTTCATCCTCACCCATCCAATGCTGCGCATCCCCGCGGCGACCCAGGAGTTCGCCATCAACACCTCCAGGGGTCTCCTCGTTTTCAGTGCAATAAGTGACGGTACGCAAAGCTAG
- a CDS encoding Tn3-like element IS1071 family transposase, with protein MQGWHTTFLGMRGLPRDISDFEMKAFFTFDGAERDAINARRGDSHKLGLALHIGFLRMSGRLLGAFRVIPVALWRHLGNELGIAAPEVASLRAMYERGRTLFDHQQVACTVLGFQWMSEHQRRSLVRELRDEVARCADRDQLLVRARQWLYKNKLVIVHERAIRTLIAAALAQLEVETGTAIAASVDPATLDRWRASVSELRPDGQTQQSWLWAAPAKHSTRQISEVLERIDLLYTLDVHKHLADIPDLILRRYARRLVSRPPSAGAKIKEPARTVEVACFLRYCLFTTTDQLILMVQRRIADLWRQAAADVPATVNWAAMYKTLLGELVALSAQGAVPDAELRARLEALITETQKRKPPSRASLVREGLIDGIRPVRSLLVAIAKLPWQATGEHPAIEYLAKLQALYLKGSRKLPVEVVAPSLGMIWQVSISSPDRERAFQALEVATLFALRRAVRNGSVWIEHSLSFRGRARLFFTDERWQAESKKHYARLSLPSKAATFLKPLLARVTAGVDAVAAAARSGVLRVDDELHLSPLPAEDEDPEVTKLRAALDHRIGEVQLPEVILAVDAQVRFSWIMLGREPRSTDELLMVYAGIMAHGTSLTAVECARMIPQLSATSIRQAMRWARDERRLSQACQAVLEFMQRHPIAATWGRSDLASSDMMSMETTKRVWQARLDPRRNTPSIGIYSHVKDRWGIFHAQPFVLNERQAGVAIEGVIRQEKLETSQLAVDTHGYTDFAMSHARLLGFDLCPRLKELKQRHLFVPRGTKVPAEIAAVCEANVDVALIEKHWDSLVHLAASVMSGHASAVAALARFGSAAQGDPIYEAGVQLGRLLRTAFLADYFVKDAFRNELRRVLNRGEAVNALKRAIYTGRISPAQAKRVDEMQAVADALSLMANIVMAWNTSQMQAVLDRWSNRRQVIPPELIGKIAPTRLESINLRGVFRFPVDRYADQILPSRPNASITGTNG; from the coding sequence ATGCAGGGTTGGCACACAACGTTTTTGGGGATGCGTGGGCTCCCCCGCGATATCAGCGACTTCGAGATGAAGGCATTTTTCACCTTCGATGGTGCCGAGCGCGACGCAATCAATGCACGCCGAGGTGATTCCCACAAGCTTGGTCTGGCGCTCCATATTGGTTTCCTGCGCATGAGTGGGCGTTTGCTCGGTGCCTTTCGGGTAATTCCAGTAGCCTTGTGGCGCCACCTTGGCAACGAGCTTGGCATTGCAGCACCAGAAGTCGCCTCGCTGAGAGCCATGTATGAACGCGGGCGCACGCTATTCGATCACCAACAAGTAGCCTGCACGGTCCTTGGATTCCAGTGGATGAGCGAGCACCAGCGCCGCTCACTGGTACGTGAACTGCGCGACGAAGTGGCGCGCTGCGCCGACCGCGATCAGCTACTCGTGCGGGCGCGTCAATGGCTGTACAAGAACAAGCTGGTGATCGTGCACGAGCGGGCAATTCGGACACTGATTGCGGCGGCACTTGCCCAGCTTGAAGTTGAAACAGGCACCGCCATCGCCGCCAGCGTTGATCCAGCAACACTTGATCGCTGGCGAGCCTCAGTTTCAGAGCTGCGCCCAGATGGACAAACCCAGCAGAGTTGGCTATGGGCTGCACCGGCGAAACACTCAACCCGCCAAATCAGCGAGGTACTGGAGCGCATCGACCTGCTTTACACGCTGGACGTTCATAAGCACCTGGCAGACATCCCCGATCTCATCTTGCGCCGCTACGCGCGCCGACTTGTCTCCAGGCCGCCCTCAGCCGGAGCCAAGATCAAAGAGCCAGCGCGCACCGTGGAGGTCGCATGCTTTCTTCGGTATTGCCTGTTCACCACCACAGACCAGTTGATCCTTATGGTGCAGCGCCGGATCGCCGATCTGTGGCGTCAGGCTGCCGCCGATGTCCCCGCTACCGTCAATTGGGCCGCAATGTACAAAACGCTGCTCGGCGAACTTGTTGCCTTGAGCGCGCAAGGTGCGGTGCCAGATGCTGAGTTGCGTGCCCGTCTTGAAGCCTTGATCACCGAAACCCAGAAACGCAAACCACCGAGCAGGGCCTCCCTGGTCCGCGAGGGATTGATTGATGGAATTCGCCCCGTGCGGTCGTTGCTCGTCGCCATTGCAAAGCTGCCCTGGCAGGCCACCGGCGAGCATCCTGCCATCGAGTACCTTGCCAAGCTGCAAGCTTTATATCTCAAAGGATCCAGAAAGCTGCCAGTTGAAGTGGTGGCACCAAGTCTGGGAATGATCTGGCAGGTTTCGATCTCCAGCCCAGACCGGGAACGGGCGTTTCAGGCGTTGGAGGTGGCCACCCTGTTTGCCCTGCGCCGCGCGGTGCGCAATGGCTCGGTCTGGATTGAGCACAGCCTGAGCTTTCGGGGTCGTGCGCGCTTGTTCTTCACGGACGAGCGTTGGCAGGCAGAGTCCAAGAAACACTATGCCCGTCTATCGTTACCCAGCAAGGCTGCCACTTTCTTGAAGCCTTTGCTGGCCAGAGTAACTGCCGGTGTCGATGCGGTGGCCGCTGCAGCCCGCAGTGGCGTACTGCGCGTGGATGATGAACTCCATTTGTCGCCATTGCCCGCAGAGGACGAAGACCCAGAAGTGACCAAGCTGCGCGCGGCTTTGGATCACCGCATCGGTGAGGTTCAATTGCCGGAAGTGATTCTGGCCGTTGACGCCCAGGTGCGCTTTAGCTGGATCATGCTCGGACGTGAGCCGCGCTCTACCGACGAGCTGCTGATGGTCTATGCCGGCATCATGGCCCACGGCACCAGTCTGACTGCGGTCGAATGCGCGCGCATGATTCCGCAATTGTCTGCCACCAGCATTCGCCAGGCCATGCGCTGGGCGCGGGACGAACGGCGTCTGAGCCAGGCCTGCCAGGCTGTGCTGGAATTCATGCAGCGACACCCGATTGCCGCCACCTGGGGGCGGTCCGATTTGGCATCTTCTGACATGATGAGCATGGAGACCACCAAACGGGTGTGGCAAGCCCGGCTTGATCCTCGGCGCAACACACCTTCCATTGGAATCTACTCCCATGTAAAAGACCGGTGGGGCATCTTCCATGCGCAGCCCTTTGTGCTCAATGAGCGCCAGGCGGGCGTGGCCATTGAAGGTGTCATCCGCCAAGAAAAGCTGGAGACCAGCCAGCTTGCTGTGGATACCCATGGCTACACCGACTTTGCCATGTCACATGCCCGTTTGCTTGGTTTTGATCTTTGCCCGCGGTTGAAGGAACTCAAACAGCGCCACCTCTTTGTGCCACGCGGCACCAAAGTGCCCGCAGAAATCGCTGCGGTGTGCGAAGCCAATGTCGACGTCGCTTTGATCGAAAAGCATTGGGATAGTCTGGTGCACCTGGCAGCCTCGGTCATGAGCGGACATGCCAGTGCGGTGGCAGCTCTTGCGCGGTTCGGTTCTGCCGCCCAGGGCGATCCAATCTATGAGGCTGGCGTGCAATTGGGGCGGTTGCTGCGTACGGCGTTTTTGGCTGACTACTTTGTCAAGGACGCTTTCAGGAACGAGTTGCGCCGGGTGCTCAATCGGGGCGAGGCTGTTAACGCCCTCAAGCGCGCCATTTATACCGGCCGGATCAGCCCGGCGCAGGCCAAACGTGTCGATGAAATGCAGGCTGTGGCCGATGCGTTGAGCCTGATGGCCAACATCGTGATGGCGTGGAATACCTCACAGATGCAGGCGGTCCTGGATCGCTGGTCGAACCGCCGCCAGGTCATTCCACCGGAACTGATCGGGAAGATTGCGCCCACCAGGCTGGAGAGCATCAACTTGCGGGGTGTGTTTCGCTTCCCGGTTGACCGCTATGCTGACCAAATCCTGCCTTCGCGGCCAAATGCATCGATAACTGGCACCAATGGATGA
- a CDS encoding phosphoribulokinase: MSEKHPIIAITGSSGAGTSSVTRTFQNIFRREGVKAAVIEGDSFHRYDRKGMKLHQAEAEKSGNTHFSHFGPENNLLVELEQLFRGYSESGTGKRRKYLHDDDEAAPYKQEPGTFTPWEDLPADTDMLFYEGLHGAVVTPEVNIAKHPDLLVGVVPVINLEWIQKLYRDKKMRGYSTEAVTDTILRRMPDYVQYIVPQFSQTHVNFQRVPVVDTSNPFIARDVPSADESLCVIRFANPKGIDFQYLLNMIHNSWMSRANTLVVPGGKMELAMQLIFTPFIWRMMERRKRALGVL; this comes from the coding sequence ATGTCAGAAAAACACCCCATCATCGCCATCACGGGCAGTTCCGGCGCCGGCACGAGCTCGGTGACGCGCACGTTCCAGAACATCTTCCGGCGCGAAGGCGTGAAGGCAGCCGTCATCGAAGGCGACAGCTTCCACCGCTACGACCGCAAGGGGATGAAGCTGCACCAGGCCGAGGCCGAGAAGTCCGGCAACACGCACTTCAGCCACTTCGGGCCGGAGAACAACTTGCTCGTCGAGCTCGAACAGCTGTTTCGCGGCTACAGCGAGAGCGGCACCGGCAAACGCCGCAAGTACCTGCACGACGACGACGAGGCCGCGCCGTACAAGCAGGAGCCGGGCACCTTCACGCCGTGGGAGGACCTGCCTGCCGACACCGACATGTTGTTCTACGAGGGACTGCACGGGGCGGTGGTGACGCCTGAGGTGAACATCGCCAAGCACCCCGATTTGCTGGTCGGCGTGGTGCCGGTGATCAACCTCGAGTGGATCCAGAAGCTGTACCGCGACAAGAAGATGCGCGGTTACTCGACCGAGGCGGTGACCGACACCATCCTGCGCCGCATGCCCGACTACGTCCAGTACATCGTGCCGCAGTTCTCGCAGACGCACGTCAACTTCCAGCGCGTACCGGTGGTGGATACGAGCAACCCCTTCATCGCGCGCGACGTCCCGAGTGCCGACGAGAGCCTGTGCGTAATCCGCTTCGCCAACCCCAAAGGCATCGACTTTCAGTACCTGCTGAACATGATCCACAACTCGTGGATGAGCCGCGCCAACACGCTCGTCGTGCCCGGCGGCAAGATGGAGCTGGCGATGCAGTTGATTTTTACGCCGTTTATCTGGCGCATGATGGAACGGCGCAAGCGCGCCCTGGGAGTCCTGTGA
- the rpe gene encoding ribulose-phosphate 3-epimerase, translated as MTMHRIAPSILSADFACLGDEVRGVIAAGADWIHFDVMDNHYVPNLTIGPAVAKALKPHTRRADGSSAPLDVHLMVHPVDTLAAEFAQAGAGLISFHPDASVHVDRTLQLIRGAGCKAGLAFNPAAPLDVLDWTLDKIDLVLIMSVNPGFGGQSFIDSALRKIESARRLIDQSGRDIRLQVDGGIKVDNIRRAADAGADTFVAGSAIFGQSNYKAVIDAMRAELAAPMGKVA; from the coding sequence ATGACCATGCACCGCATCGCCCCCAGCATCCTCAGCGCCGACTTCGCATGCCTCGGTGACGAGGTACGCGGCGTGATCGCCGCCGGCGCCGACTGGATTCACTTCGACGTGATGGACAACCATTACGTCCCGAACCTGACGATCGGCCCGGCGGTGGCGAAGGCGCTCAAGCCCCACACGCGGCGCGCCGACGGCAGCTCGGCGCCGCTCGACGTGCATCTGATGGTGCACCCGGTGGACACATTGGCGGCCGAGTTCGCGCAAGCCGGGGCCGGCCTCATCAGCTTTCATCCCGATGCCAGCGTTCACGTGGACCGCACCCTGCAGCTGATTCGCGGGGCCGGCTGCAAGGCCGGTCTGGCCTTCAATCCGGCCGCGCCGCTGGACGTGCTGGACTGGACCCTCGACAAGATCGACCTCGTGCTGATCATGAGCGTCAACCCCGGTTTCGGTGGGCAGAGCTTCATCGACAGCGCGCTGCGCAAGATCGAGAGCGCCCGGCGTCTCATCGACCAGTCCGGCCGCGACATCCGTCTGCAAGTCGACGGCGGTATCAAGGTCGACAACATTCGTCGTGCCGCCGATGCGGGCGCCGACACTTTCGTGGCCGGCAGCGCGATCTTCGGCCAATCGAACTACAAGGCCGTCATTGATGCCATGCGGGCCGAACTGGCCGCGCCGATGGGCAAGGTGGCGTGA
- a CDS encoding LysR family transcriptional regulator gives MQITFRQLRVVSEVARYSSVIRAAEALHLTAPAVSLQIKEAERQVGLTLFDRAGRRMTLTTTGEYFLVYARRLLATLKDAEDMMARFKRLESGRLTIGMVGAASYFLPQLLAKFHAEHPAVDVRLRLASREKLGVMMQGNDVDLCIMGRPPQDPPTRAEPFASHPHVLVVSPQHRFARAEAVPAVALANEPFIVREPDSGTREALQKYLDAHRIQPTFVMEMPSNEAIKQAVMAGMGVSLLSLHTIALEWSNGLIAVPHVEGLPLERRWNVVNIAAKQLSPAAEAFRYFVLEHGESHLAAMMSHDAS, from the coding sequence ATGCAGATCACCTTCAGGCAACTCAGGGTTGTCAGTGAGGTCGCTCGTTACTCGAGCGTGATCCGTGCCGCCGAGGCTCTACACCTGACGGCGCCAGCCGTTTCGCTGCAAATCAAGGAAGCCGAGCGGCAGGTCGGGCTGACCTTGTTCGATCGCGCGGGCCGGCGCATGACGCTGACCACGACTGGGGAGTACTTCCTCGTCTATGCGCGCCGGCTGTTGGCGACGCTGAAGGACGCCGAGGATATGATGGCCCGTTTCAAGCGCCTGGAGTCCGGCCGACTGACGATCGGGATGGTGGGTGCCGCCAGCTACTTCCTGCCGCAGTTGCTGGCGAAGTTCCACGCCGAGCATCCTGCCGTGGACGTGCGCCTGCGCCTGGCTAGTCGGGAAAAGCTTGGCGTGATGATGCAGGGCAACGATGTGGACCTCTGCATCATGGGTCGGCCGCCACAGGATCCCCCCACTCGAGCGGAACCGTTCGCGTCGCACCCGCATGTGCTGGTGGTGTCGCCACAGCATCGCTTCGCGCGCGCCGAAGCTGTGCCCGCGGTGGCGCTCGCCAACGAGCCGTTCATCGTGCGCGAACCCGATTCGGGAACCCGGGAGGCGCTTCAGAAGTACCTGGATGCGCACCGAATTCAGCCCACGTTCGTCATGGAGATGCCTAGCAACGAGGCAATCAAGCAGGCGGTAATGGCCGGCATGGGCGTCAGTCTTCTGTCGCTGCACACGATCGCGCTGGAGTGGTCCAACGGCCTGATCGCCGTACCTCATGTTGAAGGCCTGCCCTTGGAGCGGCGGTGGAACGTGGTGAACATTGCGGCCAAGCAGTTGTCGCCGGCGGCCGAGGCATTCCGCTACTTCGTGCTCGAGCACGGCGAGTCTCATCTTGCTGCGATGATGAGCCACGACGCGTCCTGA